From Cotesia glomerata isolate CgM1 linkage group LG2, MPM_Cglom_v2.3, whole genome shotgun sequence, a single genomic window includes:
- the LOC123259639 gene encoding odorant receptor 13a-like translates to MKNLDKNTLIEENPKNNFGVIKSIQHTRWLFTLLGLWTLISNNTTNTEKRINKITRIVCVGLMIFVIVPALYHLLYYEKNYKIKIAFLGPIGVCIASALKYLAVIYRQKAIKNCLNELAKDWNRINSDLEWKLMMKNIEKGNKVTVYFAIFMFGGGISHQAAAPFLPGTPLSLLRNTTDKPLVFPTSMYEHIYDTQRTWIYVVTYINHILMGAIVCIMTVGTCNLGAIFVTHLCGQIQIMISRVESLVIINNYKAVKDDSFHKRMSEIIILHNRVIDLSQNIQMILNEVCFIEILASTIIICLDEYYCMMVWRYNEMFGFAIYMTLLIAFISSVGIFCYIGELLKEQCNTIGQSIYMVNWYLLPSKYARDFVFIIAMTQHPGKITPGGLVELSCNGFTSVLKTSVAYFNLIRMVEI, encoded by the exons atgaaaaatttagacaaaaacacattaattgaagaaaatccaaaaaataattttggagttattaaATCAATCCAACATACACGATGGCTTTTCACATTGTTAGGTCTGTGGACATTGATATCAAATAATACAACAAATACGGAAAAgcgtattaataaaataactagaATCGTTTGTGTGGGATTGATGATATTTGTCATTGTCCCTGCATTATATCATTTACTATACTATGaaaagaattataaaataaaaattgcatttctTGGTCCTATTGGAGTTTGTATAGCGAGTGCTTTGAAATATCTTGCAGTTATTTATCGACAAAAagctattaaaaattgtcttaaTGAACTAGCGAAAGACTGGAACAGAATAAATAGCGATTTAGAATGGAAACTCatgatgaaaaatatagaaaaaggCAATAAAGTTACTGTTTATTTTGCGATATTTATGTTCGGTGGTGGGATTTCACATCAAGCAGCGGCACCATTTCTACCCGGAACACCACTTTCGTTGCTGCGAAATACAACAGATAAGCCGCTTGTCTTTCCTACTTCAATGTATGAACATATTTATGATACTCAACGTACTTGGATATATGTAGTCACATATATAAATCACATTCTAATGGGCGCAATTGTGTGTATAATGACAGTTGGTACTTGTAATCTCGGTGCTATTTTTGTCACTCATTTGTGCGGACAAATTCAAATAATGATTTCCAGAGTGGAATCCCTcgtcattattaataattacaaggCCGTTAAAGACGATAGTTTTCATAAGCGGATGTCTGAAATAATCATACTTCACAATAGAGTTATCGA tttatcaCAGAATATCCAAATGATTTTGAATGAAGTGTgtttcattgaaattttgGCATCAACTATTATTATCTGTCTAGACGAATATTATTGCATGATG gtATGGAGATACAATGAAATGTTTGGTTTTGCTATCTACATGACGCTATTAATAGCATTTATATCGAGTGTTGGGATATTTTGTTACATCGGTGAACTACTGAAAGAGCAA TGTAATACAATAGGTCAATCAATCTACATGGTGAATTGGTATTTGCTTCCATCTAAATATGCTCGAGATTTTGTTTTCATTATTGCGATGACACAACACCCAGGCAAAATTACTCCAGGCGGTTTAGTAGAATTATCCTGTAATGGTTTTACTTCT gttCTGAAAACGTCCGTTGCGTATTTCAATCTCATACGTATGGtagaaatataa
- the LOC123259659 gene encoding odorant receptor 83a-like, with the protein MPHLIPLVFQSDHRNSSERLIIFPGYNIIKIFDSSPLYEITYFFHTIAIFFCFTVLVSTCNLILFLLTHTDGRIDIVTVQLNSLINDVNKVKFSHSKMTNIVKNHVRILQFSDEILNKILSEICIVEIGATTILLCVAEFCSLRFLGKQDFTNNIPYIMLFLGLSLNMLILCYFSEILNSQFIGIGTQLYMTHWDRIPLNARKYLILIINMSQRTKKISAGGVIDLSYMTYLQIIKTGFAYLQILRASDMQS; encoded by the exons atgccTCATTTAATACCACTTGTATTTCAAAGTGATCACCGAAATAGTTCTGAACGGCTTATCATTTTTCCTGGTTacaatattatcaaaatatttgattCATCTCCGTTGTATGAAATAACATACTTTTTCCATACTATCgcgatatttttttgtttcacaGTTCTTGTGAGCACctgcaatttaattttatttttattaactcatACTGATGGCCGGATTGATATAGTTACAGTCCAACTTAATTCACTAATAAATGATGTgaataaagtgaaattttcACACTCAAAGATGACAAATATAGTAAAAAATCATGTCAGAATCCTTCa ATTTTCCGATGAAATtctcaacaaaattttatctgaaatttGTATAGTGGAGATTGGTGCAACTACTATACTTCTCTGTGTTGCTGAATTTTGTTCTCTGAGA TTTTTAGGAAAGCAAGATTTTACAAACAACATACCATATATTATGTTGTTCCTTGgtttaagtttaaatatgtTGATATTATGTTACTTCAGTGAAATTCTAAATTCTCAG tTCATTGGAATTGGCACACAGCTTTACATGACCCACTGGGACAGGATTCCACTAAACGCAAGGAAATATTTAAtcctaataataaatatgtctcagcgaactaaaaaaattagcgCTGGTGGTGTTATTGACCTGTCGTACATGACTTATTTACAG attattaAAACCGGATTTgcttacttacaaattttaagaGCTTCAGACATGCAAAGTTAG